From a single Sphingobium lignivorans genomic region:
- a CDS encoding DUF3307 domain-containing protein, whose amino-acid sequence MDPHLILIALIGAHFVADYPLQGDFISKAKNRTAPITGFPWWQALGAHAAIHGAAVALITGVWWLFFAEALIHFWTDDAKCRGRIDINQDQAIHLACKALWFFVPVSWAAFSPARILFS is encoded by the coding sequence ATGGACCCACACCTCATCCTCATTGCCCTGATCGGTGCCCACTTCGTGGCGGACTATCCGCTGCAGGGGGACTTCATCTCCAAGGCGAAGAACCGGACGGCGCCAATCACAGGCTTCCCATGGTGGCAGGCGCTTGGCGCCCATGCTGCCATCCACGGCGCGGCCGTCGCTCTCATCACCGGAGTTTGGTGGCTCTTCTTCGCCGAAGCGCTGATCCACTTCTGGACCGACGATGCCAAATGTCGGGGCCGCATCGACATCAACCAGGACCAAGCGATCCACCTCGCGTGCAAGGCGCTCTGGTTCTTCGTGCCCGTATCCTGGGCAGCCTTCTCGCCAGCAAGGATTCTGTTCTCATGA
- a CDS encoding MazG-like family protein has translation MTTTSEPITDEFLGDTERLRSALAHMIRRIDDREFQEHEIALGGRVLIASAYCRLSMARNTTGEDFLDQLRRINGERYAAWSNGSPEDPLYMANEFGGEAGEVLNEVKKLVREARGWRGSRTTIEKLGDEIGDAIICLDSIARSYGLSLAEVTARKFNKTSDAVGLPQRLEV, from the coding sequence ATGACCACCACCAGCGAACCCATCACCGACGAGTTCCTCGGCGATACAGAGCGTCTTCGTTCGGCACTTGCGCATATGATCCGACGCATTGACGACAGGGAGTTTCAGGAGCACGAGATCGCTTTGGGCGGTCGTGTTCTGATTGCCTCGGCATATTGCCGCTTGTCGATGGCGCGCAATACCACCGGTGAAGACTTCCTCGACCAACTCCGCCGCATCAACGGCGAGCGCTACGCGGCATGGTCGAACGGCTCCCCGGAAGACCCCCTCTACATGGCGAACGAGTTCGGCGGCGAGGCGGGCGAAGTCCTCAACGAGGTGAAGAAGCTGGTCCGCGAGGCGCGTGGCTGGCGCGGCAGCCGGACCACCATCGAGAAGCTGGGCGACGAGATCGGCGACGCCATCATCTGCCTGGACAGCATCGCGCGCAGCTACGGGCTGAGCCTCGCCGAGGTGACGGCGCGCAAGTTCAACAAGACGAGTGACGCTGTCGGCCTGCCGCAGCGCTTGGAGGTTTGA
- a CDS encoding DUF1523 family protein: MRSDDPFGCTGLLILFAAVALCGVGFAVVKNNHRETHDFTVSSKERQCDASGDDMDCYYVVFGTNGEVFENRDSGILNGKWDSASMQARFQVGKRYRVETIGWRVPWLSMKPNIVSMQEIQP, translated from the coding sequence ATGAGGTCCGATGATCCCTTCGGCTGCACGGGGCTGCTGATCCTCTTCGCAGCCGTTGCGCTATGCGGCGTAGGTTTCGCTGTGGTGAAGAACAATCATCGCGAGACGCACGACTTCACGGTCAGCAGCAAAGAGCGTCAGTGCGACGCGAGCGGCGATGACATGGACTGCTACTATGTCGTCTTCGGCACGAACGGCGAAGTCTTCGAGAACCGTGACAGCGGCATTCTCAACGGCAAGTGGGACAGCGCCTCGATGCAGGCGCGCTTCCAGGTCGGAAAGCGCTACCGGGTCGAGACGATCGGCTGGCGTGTCCCATGGCTTTCCATGAAGCCGAACATCGTATCGATGCAGGAAATTCAGCCGTGA